A stretch of DNA from Longimicrobium sp.:
GAGTCGTCGCCCGACCTGGTGATCCTGGACCTGATGCTCCCCGGGATCGACGGCTACCAGGTGCTCCGGACGCTGCGCTCGGAGGGGTTCGCCGCACCGGTGCTGATCCTCTCGGCGCGCGGCGAGGAGGCCGACAAGGTGCGCGGCTTCCGGCTGGACGCCGACCAGTACGTGACCAAGCCCTTCGGCCTGCTGGAGCTGCTGGAGCGGGTGCGCTCGCTGCTGCGGCGCTCGCAGGGCCGCGGGGCGCCCGAGCCGGATTCCGCGCCGCCGACGGGGCGCGGCGCGCTGCGCTTCGGCGACGTGGTGGTGGACCGCGCCAGCCGGACGGTGACGCGCGCGGGGCGGCCGGTGCAGCTCACGCCCAAGGCGTACGAGCTGATGCTGGCCCTGGTGCGCCGCGGCGGCGCGGTGGCCACGCGAGTGGAACTGCTGCAGGAGGTGTGGGGCCACCGCGGCTTCGTGCTCACGCGCACGGTGGACTCGCACATCGCCGAGCTGCGCCGCAAGCTCAACGACCCCGCCGAGCCGCGCCACTTCCTCACCGTGTGGAAGGTGGGGTACCGGTTCCAGGAGTAGAGTTCATTCTGCGAGGGCGTTTACGAACCCTCACTACATACACGATCCTGAGAGCACACCGAAGTCGCGTCTGCCCAATAGCTTGTGCACCCAAAGGATAAGGTGGAGATTGTGCGTCTGTCAGACTCATATCACGCTCGAACCAACCCGCAGATCCTTCGTCGCTGCCCTGGGATTTCTCATATTGGCAGCATCCTGACGCGTGGACAGGTGTTCTTCGAGCATCCTTCTCAACTGTGATCAACATAGCAAAGACTACACTGTAAGCATGTTAATCTTACCGAATCCATTTAATCCATGAATCCAGACTACTCTGTACATCTGGTACCCCTTGGCCAAGCACCGAGATAATCGTCCTGAGCTTTAGGGAAACCTGTCTAAGGGTATTTTCCTCCCAATATCGTTCTTGAGCCGTCTGGGTCAGATACTCTGCAACCCACAGACCCACGAGGTGGGGTGGAACAGCAGAAAGATCGTGTACAATGACAGGGGTAGTTTCCGCTGATCTGCTGCTGAGTGGAGTGCGAGTTCCAAGAAGGAATGGGCCATCTCCACTGACTTGGCGGAATTGGCTTAGTAAAACCTGCGCTCGAGCGTAGTCATATATGGCCAACAGAGAATCGGCGTTAGGGTTTGCGATTCTCCGTCGCAGCGGCAGGTACATGATGTTTAGGTTTTCTGTCGACACATACCGCCTAAGCGCGTTTACACTAGCGATCTGGCGAAGGTACTCTGATATTGCGTTGAGGTATCGCTCCCGTGTTGCGGCGTTTGGCGGCACCCGCATAATAATATAACTATAGAGGCCAAACCCTGCTTCTTCGGTCTGGTTCGGTAAAAGATACGCTCTACCCGCAAGGCTGGAACCCATCAATTGTAGACTAGGCTGAACCACCTGTACAGTAATGACGCAGGTTCGAATAAGCCCGGCCCCGTCATCGTAAGCAACACGAGCTGAGAAACTACCGAGGCCGAGCCCGGAAAGTCTCCATATCGTTCCAGCAGTATCCGTCTCAAGTACCCCACCCGGAACACTCCAGTTGACCTGACTCGAAGCAGCTGCATCAGTATTATAAACGCGCAAACGAACGGTATCTCCCGCAGGCACGACTGGTCGGCTCACCGAACATACGAACGTCGGCGACTCTTGCACCGTGTCTCCGCTCAACTGCGGAATCACTTGTCCGGACAGGGGTATTCCGGCGAAGACGCAAGCCGCCAGAGCAACTATCGTTTGCATGATACGGCGATCCATTACTTTTCTCTCCGAGAAGAGGTGAGCCAACGGACCAGAATTCCGACCAAACCCACGGCTCCGACAACAACTACCGTTTCACTGACATTCAGCGGCGCGGATGGGTACAGGAAGTACCATGTGGTCCACACCAGCAGAGAGACCACAAAGACAATGATACCAAATCGTCCCAGCTCACGCATCACAACTCTCCTGTGACGGTTCAGCAGTGTCTGCCGCTACACAGAGATTCACGGAGCACCAACCAGCTGGAACCCAGCCCAAAAGAATGGATTCTGATACTCGGGTCGCGAGCGCGTATCCTCTTGAGCCTTTTGTAAGGCAGCGGAGTAGCTAACCTGCCCGGAAGCATCGAGCAAATGGGTATAAAACCTATCCAGAAGAAACATTGTCGCATCCTCACTAACACTCCAAAGACTCACTAGTACTCGACGGGCACCACGGGCAAGGAACGCCCTTTGAAAGCCCAGCGTTCCCTCTCCCAACGTAACCCTACCGAGACCGGTCTGACATGCGCTAAGAACTACGAGTTCTGCGCCTTCAAGTTGAAGGTGCGAATCGTCCAGGATCTCGCCCACTGAAAGTAAACCATCATTCACCGAGTCACGGGCTAGGACAACGAAAGACCGCCGAGAATCTTCAGCCGATCCATAGGCCACTCCATGCGTAGCTAAGTGGATCAGCCGGCCTGAAAGCATCCTTTGTCGAATGGTTGTCTCAGTTGCTACAGAATCGACCAACGCAGTCGTCCCAAGTCTCCGCGCCAGCGACTGGGCAGCGACGCGCGACATTCCGAGCGGATCAAAGGGGTCTCCAGATGTAGGATCGACCGGCATCTTCGGATCGGCAACAATCAAGGCAGGCCGTAAGGTGGCGCCTCCGTTTTGGTTCGTCAATCTCGGAGAAGCAACTGATAGCAGCGATAGTGACGGGCTATACCTTATCGCAAATCGGATACCCAGTGGCACTCCCACCGGGTCAGAAGGAAGTGCTGCGAATGGAAGCATGGATAGCACGCCGTGAGGAATAATCACGATGTCGGTGTAAGAGTGTAAACTATCAAGTACATCTTCAGGTAAAAGAATATCGGTAAGACGCTTTCCCACCGAGTCCGCGGCTTCCATGCTGTTTTCCGTGTTCGCCCTTTCAGCAATGCGGCTACCATCTGGCAATCCGAGTGTTTGGGGTGAGTCCGCGTATAGCAAACGCCTAAACTCGATAATCAGTCGAATAAGCTCGGCTGTGGTTACAGATTGTTTATACACCCGGACTGCTTTCGACGGCAGAACGAGCCATGTAATGAGTGTATCAACCGGCGTAAGTAGATAATATACAGCAGCCGAACGAGAACGCACGAGAGGAGCAATCAGTGCATCGGCTCGTTGGCCCAGATCTGCACCGGCGACTGTATCGAAAAGCAAGAATTCAGGCACCGATGCGACATTGCGGAGCTCATCGAGCAACGCTTGTGATTTTCCGCGGTCCGCAGCCGCTAACGACATGTGAGCCGCACCCGGTCCGGCGAGAGCAAGGATAGCAAGCGGCCACATCGTTGCGACTGAGATGTACTGCTCTGAATGCCAGGTTCTGTTGGATTCGCTCCCGGCGTGGGTTCGCATAGCCGCTGACAATGCGGTCGCAGAATCATAATAGGCTACAGCGGTTCGAAGGTTGCGGGGCGATAGGGCCCGTCCCTGATGAGAAGTAAAAGCAATGTTTGCCAAGGCGCGGATCTCAGCAGGTCTCGCATGAAACGAGCGTGCTAACGCGCGCGCACGGAAAAAGTAAGTCAGAGCGGAATCGGGCTTGCCGACGACATCCATCAGGCCTCCATAGTTGTTCCATATCATCGCCAGATCACTAGAATCCGATTCGATCTGGATCGCCTCTCTCAAGTAGGCAATGGCTGAATCGGGCATACTCTCATCTTTGAAGACCAATGCCAACGCTACAAGAGTGCCCACTTGATTCCCATCATTGAGAGCCTGCTGAACCTCAAGTGCCATCTTGAGGTAAGTACGAGCGGAATCCGTATTAACGTCGCTGTAGACAGCTCCCAGTCCAGAGAGCGCAAGACCAACCCCTACTCTGTCATGCACCGCGCGCAGCTTCGGAAGAGCCTGCCTGTAGATCGCAATCGCAGAATCAGGCCTCCCAAGTAAGCTGTAGGTATTCGCAATGTTGATCATCACCTGCCCATCATAAAAGCCCCCACCGGTGCGCCGCCGCATTTCTAACTGTTCCGCGTAGTATATAAGGGCTGAATCCGGATGGCCGACACTCCCGTAAAAGCGCCCGGTTGCCCCGAGTGCACTGTCGAGGCCGTCCGAGTCTCGGCTGCCACGAAGTACATTGAGAGCGCGCCTAAAGTAGAGAGATGCAGAATCAATTTGGGATAAATTGCGAAATGTATTTGCGATCGCCACCATTGCTCGTCCGGTACCTGGCGACCCTGGTGCCCGTGCTTCAAGCAGTGCTAGTGCCGCCCTGAAGAAGTCCATCGCCTCACTGTACCGGCCAAGCCATTGATTGTAGTTCCCAAGATCGCCCAGAACACGGATTATTCCATTTGTATCAGCTTGAGCCGTACTTAGCTGATAAGCTCGGCGAAAGTAAGCAACAGCACTATCACCTTGTCCTGCTGCTAACGACACGCGTGCGAGCGCCAGCAACGTTGTAAATTGATCCTCGTACAAGTTGAGATTACGAACAACGTTCAGTGCTCGGCGAAAGTAAACCAGGGTTGAGTCCCACTGATCGCGGCGCTCAAAGACAGTCCCAACTGCAAATAGGCTTGCCCCCTGAGCCTCTTTCCACCCAGCCTCGGTGGCACGTGCGAGAGCACGCCGGTAATACACTTCTGCGCTATCGGTCTGGTGAAAGTCGAAGAAAAGTGAGGCAATAAGGTAGACACTCTGGTAGCTCGTGAGGCTGTCACCTGAACTGTCTGCCAGCATGAGAGCGAGGCGGTAGTACTTAAGCGCTGAATCCGGAAGCGCTATGTCTGCGAAGAGTTGGCCCAAATGCAAGCGTAGCTTCAAAATTCGAGAATTTTCGCCGTTCAGGGTTGCGGTTTTTAGCTCGGTCCGGAGGCGCGAAATCATCCTCTGCAAGCTATCTTGCGCTAGTCCTTCTATTACATGAAGACGCTCAATATCTGAACCACTCGACTCACCGACGTACGCACTTGCTGCCGCACGAGTGGTCAGCATTCCACTAACACCGAGGATGACGACAGCGTAGCGGGCGAGGGACATCGGACACCTCCGAATGGTAGTGATTATAGAGCGCCGCCAAAACTAGACCTTTGCTATTCCTCGTTGCGCCGTTCGAGATCTCCAGGCGGCGGTTAACTAACGCGATTCTCACACCGGGGCTTCGAAGCCGGTACTCAGATCTCGATGTAAGCCCCTACGACCTCATACTTGGCACA
This window harbors:
- a CDS encoding response regulator transcription factor, which codes for MAKILIIEDSAPLAEGLRYNLALEGYAVEHAEDGEAGLRLARESSPDLVILDLMLPGIDGYQVLRTLRSEGFAAPVLILSARGEEADKVRGFRLDADQYVTKPFGLLELLERVRSLLRRSQGRGAPEPDSAPPTGRGALRFGDVVVDRASRTVTRAGRPVQLTPKAYELMLALVRRGGAVATRVELLQEVWGHRGFVLTRTVDSHIAELRRKLNDPAEPRHFLTVWKVGYRFQE
- a CDS encoding CHAT domain-containing protein, with protein sequence MSLARYAVVILGVSGMLTTRAAASAYVGESSGSDIERLHVIEGLAQDSLQRMISRLRTELKTATLNGENSRILKLRLHLGQLFADIALPDSALKYYRLALMLADSSGDSLTSYQSVYLIASLFFDFHQTDSAEVYYRRALARATEAGWKEAQGASLFAVGTVFERRDQWDSTLVYFRRALNVVRNLNLYEDQFTTLLALARVSLAAGQGDSAVAYFRRAYQLSTAQADTNGIIRVLGDLGNYNQWLGRYSEAMDFFRAALALLEARAPGSPGTGRAMVAIANTFRNLSQIDSASLYFRRALNVLRGSRDSDGLDSALGATGRFYGSVGHPDSALIYYAEQLEMRRRTGGGFYDGQVMINIANTYSLLGRPDSAIAIYRQALPKLRAVHDRVGVGLALSGLGAVYSDVNTDSARTYLKMALEVQQALNDGNQVGTLVALALVFKDESMPDSAIAYLREAIQIESDSSDLAMIWNNYGGLMDVVGKPDSALTYFFRARALARSFHARPAEIRALANIAFTSHQGRALSPRNLRTAVAYYDSATALSAAMRTHAGSESNRTWHSEQYISVATMWPLAILALAGPGAAHMSLAAADRGKSQALLDELRNVASVPEFLLFDTVAGADLGQRADALIAPLVRSRSAAVYYLLTPVDTLITWLVLPSKAVRVYKQSVTTAELIRLIIEFRRLLYADSPQTLGLPDGSRIAERANTENSMEAADSVGKRLTDILLPEDVLDSLHSYTDIVIIPHGVLSMLPFAALPSDPVGVPLGIRFAIRYSPSLSLLSVASPRLTNQNGGATLRPALIVADPKMPVDPTSGDPFDPLGMSRVAAQSLARRLGTTALVDSVATETTIRQRMLSGRLIHLATHGVAYGSAEDSRRSFVVLARDSVNDGLLSVGEILDDSHLQLEGAELVVLSACQTGLGRVTLGEGTLGFQRAFLARGARRVLVSLWSVSEDATMFLLDRFYTHLLDASGQVSYSAALQKAQEDTRSRPEYQNPFFWAGFQLVGAP